The genomic region GGTGGTCGCACCAAGGGTGCTCTGTTGAGCGCGACCGGCGCCACCGCGCCCACTGATGCCATCACGGATCCGACGACGCAAGGCGTGCCATACCTGGACACCGCCTCGCACACGCTGACTTTCGTGGGAGAGACCTTTGCCGGTGGCCAGCGCGTCACAACAACGGTCAAGGAGTCGATGGGCGAGAGCGACCGGCAGGCGGTTCTCGTCGACTACGGTGACTGGACCTGGGATCAATCCACGACGACCGCCACGGATGCCCAAACCACCGTCGTAGCTACGCACGCCGTCTACGGCATCGTCTCCGACCTTTTGACGAGCTACGACCTCACGGACAACGGCAGTTCGACCATCACCGTCGACGGTAAGCAGACCGGTTGGACGTCATTCGACGAGTCGATGAGCACGGCGGACGCGACCGGGATCGTTTTCAACGGGGCCGAGCAGGAAACCTACGGTTACGCCGACAGTGCCGGTGCCTGCTACGACCACCGGCTGGCGAGCCAGGCCGGCGAAATAACCGTCGACCAACTTGACGGCATGTGCCCGGGGCCGCCCGGTAGCTGAGGTCGTCGGGTACCCCTCCGCCAGGCGCGGCGGCCCGAAATCCGGCACAGCCAGGCGGTGGTGACCGGCCGTCCCGCCGGCGGCCGGGTATCATCGGTTGCGTGTTCACGGCGAGCTAAGACGCGGCGGGCATCCCGAGTCCTCGGAGCCCCCCCTTCAGGCCTGCTCGCCCCCTCAGGAGACCTCACATGCTCACGGCTACCGGCGTCGAGCTGCGCGCCGGCCCCCGACTGTTGCTCTCCGACGCGACGTTCCGCGTCGGCCCGTCGGACCGGATCGGCCTCGTCGGCCGTAACGGCGCCGGCAAGACCACCCTGTGCCGTGTCCTGGCCGGCGAATCCCTGCCGGCGGAGGGCGCGGTCGAGCGAACCGAACCGATCGGATACCTCCCGCAGGACCCGCGGACCGGCGACCTGGATGTCATCGCCCGGGATCGGGTGCTGTCTGCCCGCGGGATAGACGAGCTGCTGCGCGGGATGGAGAAGGCCCAGATCCAGCTGGCCGAGCGACCCGACGACGCCGACCTCGTCCGGCGGTACGGGCGGCTCGAGGAGGCCTTCACCGCCCTGGGCGGCTACCAGGTGGAGGCGGCAGCGGATCGGATCTGCTCGAACCTGGGCCTGCCGGAGCGGATCCTCGAGCAACCGCTGCGTACCCTCTCCGGTGGCCAACGCCGTCGGGTCGAGCTGGCGCGGATCCTGTTCTCCGGAGCTCCCTCGTTGGTGCTGGACGAGCCGACGAACCACCTCGACGCGGACTCGATCGGCTGGCTGCGGGACTACCTGCGCGCGCACACCGGCGGCCTCGTCGTCATAAGCCACGATGTGGGGCTGCTCGAGCACGTCGTGAACCGGGTGTTCCACCTCGACGCCACCAGGAACACCCTCGATCTGTACAACGTCGGCTGGCGGCCCTACCTGCTGCAACGCGAGACCGACGAGCGCCGGCGGAAGCGGGAGCGGGTCAACGCGGTGAAGAAGGCCGACGCGCTGATGTCGCAGGCCGACCGGATGCGGGCGAAGGCGACCAAGGCGCAGGCGGCGCACAACATGCAGCGCCGAGCGGAACGGTTGCTCGCCGGTCTCGAGTCCGAGCGTCAGGCAGACCGGGTCGCGAAGTTGCGGTTTCCGGATCCCGCCCCGTGCGGCCGGGTCCCGCTCAGCGCGACCGCGCTCTCGAAGTCCTTCGGGTCCCTGGAGGTGTTCACAGACGTCGACCTGGCGATCGACCGCTCCAGCCGGGTCGTGATCCTGGGCCTCAACGGGGCCGGCAAGACCACCCTGCTTCGCATCCTCGCCGGGATCGAGGAGCCCGACACCGGTGAGGTCGTCCATGGGCATGGCCTGCGCCTCGGCTACTACGCCCAGGAGCACGAGACCCTGGACCCGGAAATCGCCGTCATGGAGAACCTCAGGGCAGCCGCGCCGGAGGTCGAGGAACCTCGGCTGAGAGCCGTGCTCGGCGCCTTCCTGTTCTCCGGCGACACCGCACACCAGCTGGCCGGGACGCTTTCCGGTGGGGAGAAAACCAGGCTGGCGTTGGCCCGCCTCGTAGTCTCACGGGCCAACGTTCTCCTGCTCGACGAGCCGACGAACAACCTCGACCCGGCGAGCCGGGAGCAGGTTCTCGCCGCCCTCGCCGGCTTCGGGGGCGCCGTCGTGCTGGTCACCCATGACGACGGCGCGGTAGCCGCACTCGCCCCGGAGCGCGTGCTGCTTCTCCCGGACGGTGTCGAGGACCACTGGAGCGAGGACTTCGTCGACCTCGTCGAGCTCGCGTGATCCGCGCGCGGTGCGATGCACCCACCCCCCGCTGGGAGCGGGCTGGCGAGATGCATCAAAATGGGTGATCATCCCTACCGCAGGGTTTGCGACCCCCCGGTGGCGCGCATTATGCGCCGGGTAGACGACAACGGAGGTTCGACGTGGCGGAGCTGAAGAAGGGCAGCCGGGTAACCGGAACCGAGCGCGACAAGCTGGCGGGTGACCTCAGACGCAAGTACGACGGGGGCCAGAGCATCCGCGCGCTCGCGGAGGCGACCGGTCGCTCCTACGGCTTCGTGCACCGGATCCTCAGCGAGTCTGGGGTGAAGCTGCGCGGGCGGGGCGGCGCCACCCGGGGCAAGAAGTCCTGACCGACCCCGCGCCGGCGCCGGGGCTCGCCGATCCGGACCCTGGTGTCCGCTTCGAGATCGACGGCCAGGTGGCCACGATCACTCTGTGCCGACCGCAGCGACGGAACGCGCAGACCCCACACACCTGGACCGCCTTGCGCGAGTTCGGGCGGGGGCTCACCGGCGAGGTGCGGGTCGTCGTCGTCCGCGGGGAGGGCCCGTCCTTCTCCGCGGGCCTCGATCGATCGATGTTCAGCGGGGAGTCGCTGCCCGGGATCGCCTCGTTCACCGAGATGGCCCGGATGCCCGACGCCGAGGCGGTGGCGCTGATCGCCTCCTACCAGGAGGCGTTCAGCTGGCTGAGCCGGCCCGACATCGTCAGTGTGGCCGCGGTACAGGGCCACGCGGTGGGCGCCGGCTTCCAGCTCGCCCTGGCCTGCGACCTGCGGATCGCCGCGGACGATGCGCAGTTCACGATGGCCGAAACCTCGCTCGGGCTGGTTCCGGATCTCGGTGGCACGAGGATCCTGGTCGAACTCGTCGGCTATCCGCGGGCGCTCGAGATCTGTGTCACGGGACGTCGGGTCGATGCCGCGGAGGCGGCCCGGCTCGGCCTGGTCGAACTGGTCGTCGCCCCCGCCGACCTCGCCGCCGCGACCAGTGACTTGACCGCCGCCGTGCTGGCCGCGCCCCGCGACGCGGTGGTCGAGACGAAAGCACTGCTAGCCGCCGCCCGCCACCGCGATCCGGCCGGCCAGCTGCGGGCCGAGCGCGAAGCGCAGCTGCGCCGCATTCGCGACCTGGCCGGGGTGGGAGAGTAGCCGGGTGGATCTCGCTCTCTCAGACGAGCACGCGGCCCTGCGCCGGGAGGCCCGGGACTGGGTCGACGAGGTCGTCGTTCCGCGCGCGATCGAGTACGACCGGTCGGAAAAGTTCCCGACCGAGGCGCTCGAGGGGTTGCGCAAGCTCGGTTTCCTCGGGATGACTATCCCCGAGGAGTACGGCGGCGGCGGCGCCGATCCGCTCTCGTACGTGCTCGTCATCGAGGAGCTGGGCCGTGGGGATGCCAACGTCCGCTCGATCGTCTCGGTCCATCTCGGTCTGGTTGCCGGTGCGATCGCCCGTTGGGGGACCGAGGCGCAGCGCCGGAAATGGCTGCCGGCGATGGCTTCCGGGGACATCCTCGGGTGCTTCTGCCTGACCGAACCGGACCACGGCTCCGATCCGGCCAACCTCGAAGCCACCGCCGTTTCGGACGGCGACCGATGGCGGCTGTCCGGCCGCAAGATATTCATCACCAACGGGGACATCGCCGGCGTAGCGCTCGTCATGGCCCGGACCGGTGGTCCGGGCGCCCGCGGGGTCTCGGCCTTCCTCGTGCCCACCGACAGCGCGGGCTTCACCGCCCGGCCGATCAAGGGCAAGCTGGGGCTCCGTTCCTGCGACACCGCGGAGATCACCCTTGACGATGTCATCGTCTCTAACGATGCCCTTCTCGGCTCACCGGGGGACGGCATCAAGGTCGCGTTGTCTGCCCTTGACGACGGCCGGATCTCGCTGGCCGCGTCCTGCACCGGACTGGCCCAGGCTGCGCTCGACGCGATGACGACTTACGCCCGCAGTCGCGAACAGTTCGGCCGGCCGATCGCCGGATTCCAGCTCGTTCAGGAGCTCATCGCGGATACCGCCGTCGAGGTCGAAGCCGCCCGGCTGCTCACCTGGCGGGCCGCCGATCTCAAGGCCCGCGGCGAGAGCTACACGGTGGCGGCGAGCATGGCTAAGTACTACGCGTCCGAGGCGTCGGTTCGCGCTTCGAACGCTGCGGTGCAGGTACACGGCGGCTACGGATATGTCGATGACTTCGTCGTCGGGAAGTTGCTCCGGGACGCTCGCGTCACCACGTTGTACGAGGGAACGTCCCAGGTGCAGAAGCTGCTCATCGGCCGAGCGGTGACGGGCGTCTCAGCGTTCGTCTGAGATAGCGGCCCTGTTCGATGCCCTCCTCGAATCCGGTCTCGAGCTCCCGCCGGCAGCCGTCGTGGATCGGGTGGGGTCCCCACAGCCAGCCGGTCCCGCCGGGCTCGGTGAGCCCCTCGTAGAGCACCCGGCCGCGCCAGTTCGGCTTCACCGGACGGCCGCACACGTAGCACTGCTCCACCGGGCGAGCCTACGCAGGACTGCGCTAGCCGGGATCTGGCGCCGCGCCGTCGTGGCGACCACCGCCCACCACCGGTCGGGCCGGCAACGACGTGGCCATGACGCTGCGGAAGCGCGGGTCGTGGAACATCTTGGTCGTCAGCGTATGCCGGCTTCTGACCAGTGCCCAGAGGCCCGTTGCGACGCCGGCACCGGCCAACGGGGCCACCAGGTATATCCACCAGTCCGGGTACCGGGCGGAAAGCAGGTCCGGGGCAAGTGAGCGCACCGGGTTCAGGCTGCTGCCGGTGTAGGGGGCCAGCTGCCAGACGAAGCAGGCGATCAGTACCCAGGTGGCCACCGGTGTCCAGCGTGCCGTCCGGGCCCGGCTGAGGAATGCGTAGATGGTGAGGATGAGCGCGGCGGTCATGCCTAGCTCGATGCCGGCGGCGGCGGCGAGCTGGAGTCCGTGCCGGGGGACGGTCCGGCCCCAGTTCACCGGGGCCCGGGTGAACGTCCCACCCCAGAGCCACCGATCCAGCGCGACCCCTCCAATGGCCCCGGTGAGCTGGCCGGCCAGGTAGCCACCGAGGTCGGCAGCCGAAACCTTGCCCTGGAGCCAGAAGCTCAAGGTCACGGCCGGGTTGAGGTGCGCGCCGGACAGCCGGCCGATCGGCGAGATGGCCACCAGGCTGCCGGAGCCCGCGAAGAGCAGGCCGGTGAGCAACAAGCGGAGGCTCGGGCTGGGAATCCCCCGGGGCACCGGCGAGCCGGCCCCGAAGTCCAGGCTGACCGCGGAGAGCCCGCCGAGCAGCAGCAGCGCGGTACCTGCCGCCTCGGCTAGCCATTCCCGCCCGTGCCACCCGCCGTGCGCCGGTTGGGGCGCCGCCGGCGGATGGTCCATCCGGTGATCTTGCCCGCTCCGCCAGGAAGCGTTCGGCCCGACCAGGTGTTGTTCGGGCAATGAGCATGATGGGACATCGAGCCGGCTGGTCCTCATTGCGCTCGTACACCCGGGACCGGGACGTCGCACAGCAGGCGCTGCCGCCTGGAATCTGGCGTCGCATCCTCCGCTTCGCGCGGCCCTACCGGCGCTGGCTGATGATCTTCCTGGTGTTGATCTGCGTCGATGCCGGGATCGGCGCGGTGAATCCGCTCGTCTACAAGGAGATCATCGATCGTGGAATCGGGCACCAGCCACCGGCGACCGCCCACCAGAACATCATCCTGGCGATGGCTCTGCTGCTCGCCGGTCTCGCGATCGTCGACGCCGGGATCTCGCTCGCCATGCGCTGGTATTCCTCCCGGATCGGCGAGGGGCTCATCTACGACATGCGCTCGGCGGTGTTCGCGCATGTCCAGCGGATGCCCCTTGCCTTCTTCACCCGGACCCAGACCGGAGCCTTGATCTCTCGGCTCAACAACGACGTGCTCGGCGCTCAACAGGCGTTCACCGACGTCATGGGCAACGTGGTATCCAACGTCGTCAGCCTGGCCATGGTGCTCTTGTTCATGTTGCTGCTGTCCTGGCAGATCACGTTGCTCGCCCTCGTCCTGCTGCCCGTGTTCGTCCTCCCGGCCCGGCTGGTCGGTCGCCGTCTGCAGGCGCTGACCCGGGAGGGTTACAACCTCAATGCGGCGATGAACACGACGATGTCGGAGCGGTTCAACGTGGCCGGCGCGCTGCTCGTCAAGCTGTTCGGGCGGCCCCATGAGGAGGAGGGCGCGTTCCGGTCCAAGGCCCGCCGGGTGGCTGACATCGGCATCATTCAGGCGATGTACAGCCGGGTGTTCTTCGTTTCGCTCGCGCTCGTCGCGTCCCTGGCCACGGCCCTCGTGTACGGCCTCGGTGGTCACCTGGCCGCGGACAACGCGCTCCAGGTGGGCACCCTCGTAGCTCTCGCCGCCTACCTCAACCGCCTTTACGGACCGCTCACCGCGCTGTCCAACGTTCGGGTGGACATCATGACCGCGCTGGTCTCCTTCGACCGGGTCTTCGAGGTACTCGACCTGCCGCCGATGATCGATGACAAGGCCGGCGCGGTGGATCTGCCCCGGCCGTTAGGCACCGCCGCGACCATCGAGTTCGACCACGTCGACTTCCGTTACCCCACCGCGGCCGAGGTGTCGCTGGCCTCTCTCGAGTCGGTCGCCATTCTCGACACCACGCCCGACCGGCAGGTGCTGCACGACGTGTCCTTCCGTGCGGAGTCGGGTGAACTGGTTGCGCTGGTCGGTCCGTCCGGGGCGGGCAAGACCACGATCAGCCAGTTGGTCACCCGCATGTACGACGTGCAGGGGGGTGCGGTGCGGGTCGGCGGGCGTGACGTCCGTGACGTCACCCTGGCGTCGCTTCGTGACACGGTCGGCGTGGTCACCCAGGACGCGCACATGTTCCACGACACGATCCGGGCCAACCTGCTCTACGCCCGGCCGGAGGCGACCGACCAGCAACTCTGGGAGTCGTTGGACGCTGCGCAGATCGGCGATCTCGTGCACTCGCTCTCGGACGGACTGGACACCCTCGTCGGGGACCGGGGGTACCGGCTCTCCGGCGGTGAGAAGCAGCGGATCGCGATCGCGCGACTGCTGCTCAAGGCCCCGTCCATCGTCGTGCTCGACGAGGCCACCGCGCACCTCGACTCGGAGTCGGAGCTGGCCGTGCAGCGGGCGCTGGCGCACGCCCTGGCCGGCCGCACCTCACTGGTCATCGCCCACCGGCTTTCGACGGTCCGGGAGGCCGACCGCATCCTCGTCGTCGACGACGGCCGGGTCGTGGAGTCGGGACGCCACGACGACCTGTTCGCGGCCGGTGGGCTCTACACCGACCTGTACCGCACCCAATTCGAGCGACAGGAAACCGGAGAACCCGCCGGGCTGTAATCCTGCGATGGGTGTAGCCGGCTTCTGTTTGACGCAGCTTTCTGTCGGTGGGCGCCGTTAGATTTCTCTGCATGTTCGAGGATCTGGGTCCGGTGGCGCTGGCGGCGGTGTTGGCCGGGGTGGATCCGGCGGGTTGTTCGGATGCGGAGCTGTTGGCGGCGGTGGTCGGTTTTGACCGGCTCGCGGGGTGGGTGAGCGCGCGGTCGGCGGCTTGCCAGCTTGCTTTGTATCGGCGGTTGGAGGACCCGGATATCCCGGAGGCGGTGACGGTGGAGTTGGCGGCGGCGTTGCGGGCGTCGCTGCGCACGGTGGACGCCCGGCTGACTTTCGCCGGAGATCTGGGTCGGCTGGAGGGGGTGGCCGAGGCGCTCGCCGCGGGGCGGATCGGCTGGGCGCATGCGCACGCGTTCGTCGAGGAGCTGCGGAATTTGGAATCGGCGGTGGCGGTGTGGATCGCCGGGGGCTGCTTGGAATACGCGGCGGCTCACACCCCGGGTCAGTTGCGGCGGATGCTGCGCCGGCGGCGGTTGCTGTTCGCGCCGTGGGTTCCGCAGTTTGTAGCGGTGGACCCGGAGTTGCCGGCGCGGCGGTTGGAGACCGACCCGGTCCGCGGGCGGCTGGAGCTGACCGTGGAGCCGTAGACGCGTTGAGCGGCCAACCCGGGCCGGCCCCTCACAGGGCGCGGGTCGACCCGCCGTCCACGGTGACGACGCAGCCGCTGAGATAGGAGGCGGCAGGGGACAGGCAGAAGGCCGCGACCCGGCCGAACTCGGCCGGCTCCCCGTAGCGGCGCAGCGGGATGCGTGCCTCCATCGCGGTCCGGGTCGCCGGATCGTCGCCGTCCATCGCCATCGTCCGATCGGTGGCGATCCGGCCGGGGGCCAGGCTCAGCACCCGGATGCCGCGCGGCCCAAGCTCGTCGGCGAAATCCTTCGCCAGCATCGCCAGTCCCGGGCGGAACCCGTTCGACACGGCGAGGCCGCCGATTGGGGATTTCACCGAGCTGGAGAGCACGAGACCGATCGCGCCACCGGTGTCGAGCCCGGCGGCGACCGTACGGACCAGGCGCACGGCGCCGAGGAACACCGATTCGAACGCCTCCCGCCAGGCCCCGTCGGCGACGTCCATCCCGCTTCCCGGTGGTGGCCCGCCGACCGAGATCAGCGCGCCGTCGAGCCGGCCGAAACTTGTCCTTGCGAGGTCGACCAGCCGCCCGGCGGTCGCCGGGTCGGCGTTGTCGGCGGCCACTCCGGTCGCGTGCTCGGGGCCGCCGAGCGCGGACACGGTCGCCTCGACACCGGCCGGGTCCCGGGAGGAGATCACGACCCGGGCTCCATCGGCGACGAGAACCTGTGCGGTCGCCCGGCCCAGTCCGCGGCTACCTCCGGCGATGACGTACACCCGGTCACGCAGCTCGAGGTTCATGCCCGGGTCAACCGCCCGGCGACGGCGCGCCGCCCGCGACGAGCCCGGCCCTCCAGCAGGCGGCCGCGCGGGTCCCATCGGCCGAAGGCGAGGGAGACGTCGCGGGTGCCGTCCGACAGGTTGACTGCGGTGTCGAGTACGCGCGGGCCACCGCGTGGCTGAAGGTCTGCGAGGTCACCGTCTGGGCATTCGGCGGGGCGGCCACCCGGACCAGCTCGCCGAAGTCGCTGAGCTGCACGACATTGGTGATCGTCGAGGCGGGGCTCGGGGTCATGCCGGGAAACAGTACGTGTCGCACCGAAACGACGGCGTGGACCAGCCCGTCCGGGCCGACCGTGTAAACGTCGGTGTTGGGAGGGAGGGGAGACCCAGCCGGTGCCTGCTCGCCGGCGAAGCCATGGCTGGGGACCGTCACCGTGAAGGTGTCTCCGCGCCGTTGCACGGCAGTCGTGCGCTGGACCGGCACCAGATCGAGCAGCGCGAGTGCCCCGCTGCGCAGGAAGTCCGGCCCGGGCGGGATCCGGAACCAGATCCAGCTCGCCCCGCTCGGGAGGAACCGGAGCGCCGGGTCCATCTGGGAGATGGACTCGTATTCGACGTCGCCGACCAGCCGCAGCGTGGTTCCGACGGCACCGTCACCCTGGCTCACCCGGGCCTGATCTCGGGCCAGGTCCGCGTCGCCGCTGAGCGGCGTCCCCGGCTGACCGGCCTGCTCGTCGAGCGTGCCGGATATGTGGAAGGAGGTCGACAGCGTGCGGGCGATCGCCGACTGCAGGGCGTCCGTCGCGCCCTGCTGGCTGGCCGCGCCCGCACCCGCACCTCCGCCGGCCCGGAGAGCGGCGGACGCCACCCCGACCGCCAGAACGAGGAGCACTGTGGTGCCGAGCGCTACCCAGGACCTCCGGCCGGGGTGCGCCGGGTCCCATCGGCCGTCGCCGGTCTCGGCGTCGAGCTTGTCCACGACCCTCACCCCCGGGGGCATGATGGCAGCATTCGTCCGGGTTGTCGCCCTATGCCGCACCCGCCCCGACCGGCTGAGGATCAGCCGGTCCAGAGCGCGAGCCCGCAGCTGCACCCGGTCGAACCGTCGGGGCCCGACTGCGTCTCGGAGCAGTCGGCGGCGTGCAGGTCGTGGACCTGGTGCCAGCGGGTGTGCCGCGGTCGCTCGCCGGTCGGTATCCGGGCCGCGCAGTACAGGCAGATCCAGTCGTCCATGTCCGCAGCGTAGGGCCGGGTCCCCGGCCCGGGCGATCTCAGCCGGCGAAGAGCAGGGTTAGGCTGGTGATCCATCGAGGAGGGCCGTGGCGACCCAAAGACCGCAGTACGGCCGACCGCCCGGGTCGGGCAGTTGGCGGCGGGCGGTCGCCATCCTGGCCCTCGGGGTCGGTCTTTTCGCCCTCGCGGTGGTCTACCTCGCGGTGCCGGCCGCCTCGCTGCCCGCCTTCCTCCCGGGCCGCACCGCCGGCGAGTCCGGCCACCAGATGGCCGCTGGGATCTTCTGCCTGATCGGCGCGCTGGCCTGCCTCATCCTCGGTGCGCTGGCCGCGCCGACCGTGCCGCTGGAGGAGCGTCCGGTGCTGCTCGTCCCGCGGCTCGTCCCCCGGCCGCCCGGGGCGGGGGACCCCCCTCCGATCGGCTGAGCGCCTACATCAACGAGCGCAGGACGTATTGCATGATCCCGCCGTGCTGGTAGTAGGCCGCCTCGCCGGGGGTGTCGATCCGCACGATCGCCCGGAACTCCACGCCGTCGGCGCGCACGGTCACCTCCCGCGGGATCTGCTCGGCACCTTCCAGTCCGGTCACCGAGTACTCCTCCTCGCCGGTCAGGCCCAGGCTCTCCCGGTCCTCTCCCTCCCGGAACTGCAGCGGCAGGACGCCCATCCCGATCAGGTTGCTCCGATGGATCCGCTCGTACGACGTGGCGAGAACCGCCCTTACCCCGAGTAGCGCGGTGCCCTTCGCCGCCCAGTCCCGGCTGGAGCCCGAGCCGTATTCGACACCGGCGAGGACGACGAGCGGTACCCCCTCGTCGGCATAACGCGTTGCCGCCTCGTAGATCGACATCTGCTCACCGTCCGGCAGGTGCCGGGTCACCCCGCCCTCCGTGCCCGGGGCGAGCTGGTTGCGGAGCCGGATGTTGGCGAAGGTGCCCCGGATCATCACCTCGTGGTTCCCCCGGCGCGACCCGTACGAGTTGAAGTCCCGCGGCTCCACGCCGTGTTCGACGAGGTAGCGACCGGCCGGCGAGTCTCTCTTGATCGAGCCGGCCGGCGAGATGTGGTCGGTGGTCACCGAGTCGCCGAGGACGGCGAGCACCCGGGCGCCGGTGATGTCCCGGATCGGTTCCGGCTCCCGCGCCATGCCGTCGAAGTAGGGCGGGCGGCGTACGTAGGTCGAGTCGGGCTGCCAGGCGAAGGCGTCCCCACTCGGCACTTCGATCGCCTGCCAGTTCGCGTCACCGGAGAACACGCCGGCGTAGCCGTCGGTGAAC from Mycobacteriales bacterium harbors:
- a CDS encoding DUF222 domain-containing protein, whose amino-acid sequence is MFEDLGPVALAAVLAGVDPAGCSDAELLAAVVGFDRLAGWVSARSAACQLALYRRLEDPDIPEAVTVELAAALRASLRTVDARLTFAGDLGRLEGVAEALAAGRIGWAHAHAFVEELRNLESAVAVWIAGGCLEYAAAHTPGQLRRMLRRRRLLFAPWVPQFVAVDPELPARRLETDPVRGRLELTVEP
- a CDS encoding helix-turn-helix domain-containing protein, producing the protein MRPPGGAHYAPGRRQRRFDVAELKKGSRVTGTERDKLAGDLRRKYDGGQSIRALAEATGRSYGFVHRILSESGVKLRGRGGATRGKKS
- a CDS encoding aquaporin — its product is MDHPPAAPQPAHGGWHGREWLAEAAGTALLLLGGLSAVSLDFGAGSPVPRGIPSPSLRLLLTGLLFAGSGSLVAISPIGRLSGAHLNPAVTLSFWLQGKVSAADLGGYLAGQLTGAIGGVALDRWLWGGTFTRAPVNWGRTVPRHGLQLAAAAGIELGMTAALILTIYAFLSRARTARWTPVATWVLIACFVWQLAPYTGSSLNPVRSLAPDLLSARYPDWWIYLVAPLAGAGVATGLWALVRSRHTLTTKMFHDPRFRSVMATSLPARPVVGGGRHDGAAPDPG
- a CDS encoding acyl-CoA dehydrogenase family protein, which produces MDLALSDEHAALRREARDWVDEVVVPRAIEYDRSEKFPTEALEGLRKLGFLGMTIPEEYGGGGADPLSYVLVIEELGRGDANVRSIVSVHLGLVAGAIARWGTEAQRRKWLPAMASGDILGCFCLTEPDHGSDPANLEATAVSDGDRWRLSGRKIFITNGDIAGVALVMARTGGPGARGVSAFLVPTDSAGFTARPIKGKLGLRSCDTAEITLDDVIVSNDALLGSPGDGIKVALSALDDGRISLAASCTGLAQAALDAMTTYARSREQFGRPIAGFQLVQELIADTAVEVEAARLLTWRAADLKARGESYTVAASMAKYYASEASVRASNAAVQVHGGYGYVDDFVVGKLLRDARVTTLYEGTSQVQKLLIGRAVTGVSAFV
- a CDS encoding SDR family oxidoreductase produces the protein MNLELRDRVYVIAGGSRGLGRATAQVLVADGARVVISSRDPAGVEATVSALGGPEHATGVAADNADPATAGRLVDLARTSFGRLDGALISVGGPPPGSGMDVADGAWREAFESVFLGAVRLVRTVAAGLDTGGAIGLVLSSSVKSPIGGLAVSNGFRPGLAMLAKDFADELGPRGIRVLSLAPGRIATDRTMAMDGDDPATRTAMEARIPLRRYGEPAEFGRVAAFCLSPAASYLSGCVVTVDGGSTRAL
- a CDS encoding ABC-F family ATP-binding cassette domain-containing protein, with translation MLTATGVELRAGPRLLLSDATFRVGPSDRIGLVGRNGAGKTTLCRVLAGESLPAEGAVERTEPIGYLPQDPRTGDLDVIARDRVLSARGIDELLRGMEKAQIQLAERPDDADLVRRYGRLEEAFTALGGYQVEAAADRICSNLGLPERILEQPLRTLSGGQRRRVELARILFSGAPSLVLDEPTNHLDADSIGWLRDYLRAHTGGLVVISHDVGLLEHVVNRVFHLDATRNTLDLYNVGWRPYLLQRETDERRRKRERVNAVKKADALMSQADRMRAKATKAQAAHNMQRRAERLLAGLESERQADRVAKLRFPDPAPCGRVPLSATALSKSFGSLEVFTDVDLAIDRSSRVVILGLNGAGKTTLLRILAGIEEPDTGEVVHGHGLRLGYYAQEHETLDPEIAVMENLRAAAPEVEEPRLRAVLGAFLFSGDTAHQLAGTLSGGEKTRLALARLVVSRANVLLLDEPTNNLDPASREQVLAALAGFGGAVVLVTHDDGAVAALAPERVLLLPDGVEDHWSEDFVDLVELA
- a CDS encoding enoyl-CoA hydratase/isomerase family protein, coding for MATITLCRPQRRNAQTPHTWTALREFGRGLTGEVRVVVVRGEGPSFSAGLDRSMFSGESLPGIASFTEMARMPDAEAVALIASYQEAFSWLSRPDIVSVAAVQGHAVGAGFQLALACDLRIAADDAQFTMAETSLGLVPDLGGTRILVELVGYPRALEICVTGRRVDAAEAARLGLVELVVAPADLAAATSDLTAAVLAAPRDAVVETKALLAAARHRDPAGQLRAEREAQLRRIRDLAGVGE
- a CDS encoding ABC transporter ATP-binding protein; this translates as MGHRAGWSSLRSYTRDRDVAQQALPPGIWRRILRFARPYRRWLMIFLVLICVDAGIGAVNPLVYKEIIDRGIGHQPPATAHQNIILAMALLLAGLAIVDAGISLAMRWYSSRIGEGLIYDMRSAVFAHVQRMPLAFFTRTQTGALISRLNNDVLGAQQAFTDVMGNVVSNVVSLAMVLLFMLLLSWQITLLALVLLPVFVLPARLVGRRLQALTREGYNLNAAMNTTMSERFNVAGALLVKLFGRPHEEEGAFRSKARRVADIGIIQAMYSRVFFVSLALVASLATALVYGLGGHLAADNALQVGTLVALAAYLNRLYGPLTALSNVRVDIMTALVSFDRVFEVLDLPPMIDDKAGAVDLPRPLGTAATIEFDHVDFRYPTAAEVSLASLESVAILDTTPDRQVLHDVSFRAESGELVALVGPSGAGKTTISQLVTRMYDVQGGAVRVGGRDVRDVTLASLRDTVGVVTQDAHMFHDTIRANLLYARPEATDQQLWESLDAAQIGDLVHSLSDGLDTLVGDRGYRLSGGEKQRIAIARLLLKAPSIVVLDEATAHLDSESELAVQRALAHALAGRTSLVIAHRLSTVREADRILVVDDGRVVESGRHDDLFAAGGLYTDLYRTQFERQETGEPAGL